One window of the Magnolia sinica isolate HGM2019 chromosome 19, MsV1, whole genome shotgun sequence genome contains the following:
- the LOC131234755 gene encoding histone deacetylase HDT1-like, producing MEFWGVEVKAGEPVKCQPGENKYIHLSQAALGEVKKDKGNDSIPIFVSVGDKKLVLGTLSAEKSAHISFDLIFEREFELSHSWKHGSVYFCGYKSTVPEESDEFTDSDSDSEEEIPVLVRENGKPVVKDEQAMPATEKVKAAAKPESSTAKPKVQIAEPSKGKEEDEDDDDSDDDEDESSEDESDDDEDMVEGGGESDEDDDDEEISDDEDGATPKKAEKGKKRPIESATKTPAPEKKAKLVTPVGQKTGGAGGKKGGGHTATPYPSKQAGKTPANSNKSKPQTPKSGGQVSCKTCSKTFNSDIALQSHTKAKHSGGK from the exons GTGTTGAAGTTAAAGCAGGTGAACCGGTTAAGTGCCAGCCTGGAGAGAATAAATATATACATCTCTCACAG GCGGCACTTGGTGAGGTGAAAAAGGACAAAGGCAATGACTCCATCCCAATCTTTGTGAGTGTCGGTGATAAGAAGCTGGTCCTTGGAACTCTTTCTGCAGAAAAGAGTGCTCATATCTCTTTTGATTTAATTTTTGAGAGAGAATTTGAACTATCTCACAGCTGGAAGCATGGGAGTGTCTACTTTTGTGGTTACAAGAGCACGGTTCCAGAAGA ATCTGACGAGTTCACTG ATTCGGATTCTGATTCTGAAGAGGAGATTCCAGTTCTCGTAAGGGAAAATG GAAAGCCTGTGGTCAAGGATGAGCAGGCCATGCCTGCTACTGAGAAGGTTAAGGCTGCCGCTAAACCTGAATCCTCGACTGCTAAGCCCAAGGTTCAAATAGCGGAACCTAGTAAGGgtaaggaagaagatgaagatgatgatgattctgACGATGATGAAGATGAATCATCAGAAGATGAATCCGATGACGATGAG GACATGGTTGAAGGTGGGGGTGAAagtgatgaggatgatgatgatgaggaaatCTCTGATGATGAAGATGGAGCTACTCCTAAGAAG GCTGAGAAGGGTAAGAAGAGACCTATAGAATCTGCAACCAAGACACCAGCTCCAGAAAAGAAGGCCAAGCTTGTTACACCTGTTGGTCAAAAGACAG GTGGTGCTGGTGGAAAGAAGGGTGGTGGGCATACAGCAACTCCTTACCCTTCAAAACAGGCTGGAAAGACACCTGCTAACAGCAACAAGTCAAAGCCGCAGACTCCTAAATCTGGTGGTCAAGTCAGTTGCAAGACATGTAGCAA GACCTTCAACTCAGATATTGCTTTACAATCCCATACAAAGGCGAAGCACAGTGGTGGCAAGTGA